A single region of the Marinobacter salinisoli genome encodes:
- the rmf gene encoding ribosome modulation factor yields the protein MKRQKRDMYARAFKRGYLAGVSGKPKDSCPNEQAEIRQEWLNGWREGRTDNWEGMTGVSGIHRLSNVTSA from the coding sequence ATGAAAAGACAGAAAAGAGACATGTATGCTCGTGCATTCAAGCGGGGTTATCTCGCTGGCGTGTCAGGAAAACCGAAAGACAGCTGCCCGAACGAACAAGCCGAAATCCGCCAGGAGTGGCTGAACGGCTGGCGAGAAGGCCGCACCGACAACTGGGAGGGCATGACCGGCGTCTCCGGCATACACAGGCTCTCAAACGTCACATCGGCATGA
- a CDS encoding quinone-dependent dihydroorotate dehydrogenase, translating into MYGLIRSLLFRLPPEQAHNIALGGLDALYRLGVLNAVSARVEPLPVRVMGLDFPNPVGLAAGLDKNADHLDALGALGFGFIEVGTVTPLAQPGNPKPRMFRLPEHQAIINRMGFNNEGLAHLVARVDQRRYDGVLGINVGKNKDTPNEESESDYRKGIAAVYDRADYITVNVSSPNTPGLRDLQFGDSLKSLLDAIKDEQARQEKEHGRYVPIAVKIAPDMDDQGIQFVGKALRDSGLDGVIATNTTISRDAVSNHRLATEAGGLSGAPVREPSLRVIQALYAELGESLPIIGVGGITDGESAAEKIRAGAKLVQIYTGFIYRGPQLIREAVDAIRKEQVR; encoded by the coding sequence ATGTATGGACTGATTCGAAGCCTGCTGTTTCGTCTTCCGCCAGAGCAGGCTCATAACATAGCGCTCGGCGGCCTGGATGCGTTATACCGCCTTGGCGTGTTGAATGCCGTTTCTGCCAGGGTTGAGCCGCTGCCGGTTCGAGTCATGGGACTGGACTTCCCCAATCCGGTGGGCCTCGCCGCAGGCCTTGATAAAAATGCTGATCATCTCGATGCGCTTGGCGCGCTTGGCTTCGGTTTCATTGAGGTAGGCACGGTGACGCCCCTGGCGCAGCCGGGCAACCCTAAACCCCGTATGTTCCGGTTGCCTGAGCACCAGGCCATCATCAATCGCATGGGCTTCAATAATGAAGGCCTGGCTCACCTCGTAGCGCGCGTCGATCAGCGCCGCTATGACGGCGTGCTCGGTATCAACGTGGGCAAGAACAAAGATACCCCCAATGAAGAGTCTGAGTCCGATTACCGGAAGGGTATTGCGGCGGTTTATGATCGGGCAGATTACATCACCGTCAATGTATCTTCTCCGAATACGCCGGGATTGCGGGATCTCCAGTTCGGGGATTCCTTGAAAAGTCTGCTGGATGCGATCAAGGACGAGCAGGCGCGGCAAGAAAAAGAACACGGGCGTTATGTGCCGATAGCCGTAAAGATTGCGCCGGATATGGACGATCAGGGCATTCAGTTTGTGGGGAAGGCGCTCAGGGACTCAGGCCTGGATGGCGTTATTGCCACCAATACGACCATCAGTCGGGATGCCGTGAGCAATCACCGGCTGGCTACTGAAGCTGGCGGACTCAGTGGGGCCCCCGTTCGCGAACCGTCGCTCCGGGTGATTCAGGCGCTCTATGCCGAGCTGGGGGAGAGCCTGCCGATCATCGGCGTGGGCGGAATTACAGACGGTGAAAGTGCGGCAGAAAAAATCCGCGCTGGCGCAAAGCTGGTTCAGATCTACACGGGGTTCATCTATCGCGGGCCCCAGTTGATCCGGGAAGCGGTGGATGCAATCCGTAAAGAGCAGGTTCGGTAA
- a CDS encoding cation diffusion facilitator family transporter — protein MTEISKPDSVRSDDYSAEARAASKVTIIGMILDAVLGVIKVIAGAIFHSQALLVDGIHSFSDVASDLVVLGVMRLSRQAPDEEHPYGHQRIETLGTLILGSILIAVGAALAWENTLRLMQGEADIIPAWPVLAAAALSVVGKEWIYHYTRRVGLEIRSDLIIANAWHSRTDAFSSVVVLISTLGAMAGMIWLDVLAAIVIAAIIIHIGWKFTWDSVKELVDTSISAEDTEMLKTIARNTDGVRNIHELRSRKMGQDILLDVHLVVRPDISVSEGHQIGVQVASGMREALDNIRDINFHIDAENDEEMPPTSEELPSRSGIQRILERHLGRYPANTRLRLHYLENKVHLELFLEAGADTVSETQLEKALADYPWFGSVRVWVSNP, from the coding sequence ATGACTGAAATTTCCAAGCCCGATTCAGTGCGCTCTGACGACTATTCGGCAGAAGCCAGAGCTGCGTCGAAAGTCACCATTATCGGGATGATTCTGGATGCGGTGCTCGGCGTCATTAAAGTGATTGCCGGCGCCATTTTCCACTCTCAGGCGCTGCTGGTCGACGGCATTCACTCCTTCAGCGATGTCGCTTCCGATCTGGTAGTGCTCGGGGTGATGCGTCTGTCCAGGCAGGCCCCTGACGAAGAGCACCCCTACGGCCACCAACGTATAGAAACTCTTGGGACACTGATACTCGGCAGCATTCTAATTGCTGTGGGCGCCGCATTGGCCTGGGAAAACACACTGCGCCTGATGCAGGGCGAGGCCGACATCATACCAGCGTGGCCAGTGCTGGCCGCCGCTGCACTCTCGGTAGTGGGCAAGGAATGGATTTATCACTACACAAGACGGGTAGGTTTGGAAATTCGCTCGGACCTTATTATCGCCAACGCCTGGCACAGTCGAACGGATGCCTTTTCGTCCGTGGTGGTGCTGATTTCCACATTGGGTGCGATGGCGGGCATGATCTGGCTGGATGTACTGGCCGCGATCGTCATCGCCGCCATCATCATTCATATTGGCTGGAAGTTCACCTGGGACAGCGTCAAGGAACTGGTGGACACGAGCATCTCAGCGGAAGACACCGAAATGCTCAAGACCATCGCGCGCAATACCGATGGCGTGCGTAACATTCACGAACTGCGCAGCCGGAAGATGGGCCAGGATATCCTGCTTGACGTCCACCTCGTGGTACGGCCGGACATCAGCGTATCGGAAGGTCATCAGATCGGTGTCCAGGTGGCGAGCGGCATGCGCGAGGCTCTGGACAACATCCGCGACATCAATTTCCACATAGACGCCGAAAATGACGAAGAAATGCCCCCCACCTCGGAGGAACTCCCCTCTCGATCGGGCATACAGCGTATCCTGGAGCGCCACCTGGGCCGTTATCCGGCCAACACCCGACTCCGCCTTCACTATCTCGAAAACAAGGTACACCTCGAGCTGTTCCTTGAAGCCGGTGCGGATACCGTCAGTGAAACGCAGCTGGAAAAAGCGTTGGCGGACTACCCCTGGTTCGGCAGCGTTCGGGTTTGGGTCAGCAATCCCTGA
- a CDS encoding RimK family protein: protein MSRLFIVVDQSKDWAPYYPSEDVLTFDQYLEMSVPASRRVRVINLCQSAKYLSRGYYCSLLAEARGHHVVPSVMTLNDLSRKGLFSLQLDSLDDSVTQWLTSAGSEIAPASDDRQATHELRVRTFFGQVEQPALKQVARLLFERFPCPILEVVFRRRKGKGWQIESMKPASPADLSDHEQDLFATALDRFSSMVWRKPRGRQRYRYDLAVLVNPDEEMPPSDQEALRRFEKAGKKLGINVEQITRKDFLRLPEYDGLFIRETTAIDHHTYRFARKAEAEGLVVIDDPVSILRCTNKVFLADLLRTNKVPTPKTLILSRDQKKAVEQVVQEIGFPVVIKIPDGAFSRGVTKAEDEASLRAGLKALFKQSALVLAQEYLYTDYDWRIGVLGGRAIYACKYMMVKGHWQIYQHGESSSESGDFETLPTYEVPRNVIQAALNATKLIGNGLYGVDIKQSGNRVAVIEVNDNPSIDAGIEDRFLGGELYTLIMQEFLARMEQNREK, encoded by the coding sequence ATGTCCCGCTTGTTTATCGTGGTTGATCAATCCAAAGACTGGGCGCCGTACTACCCCAGCGAGGATGTGCTTACCTTCGACCAGTACCTTGAAATGTCGGTTCCTGCCTCCCGGCGTGTCCGCGTTATCAACCTTTGCCAGAGCGCGAAATACCTTAGTCGTGGCTACTATTGTTCGCTCCTTGCCGAGGCGAGGGGACACCACGTTGTGCCATCGGTGATGACGTTGAACGATCTCAGTCGCAAAGGGCTGTTTTCCCTCCAGCTCGATTCGCTGGATGACAGCGTCACTCAGTGGCTGACTAGCGCTGGTTCTGAGATAGCGCCGGCGTCTGACGATCGGCAGGCCACCCATGAGTTGAGGGTCCGGACGTTTTTCGGGCAGGTGGAGCAGCCGGCGCTGAAGCAGGTTGCCAGACTGCTGTTCGAGCGTTTTCCGTGCCCGATCCTCGAGGTGGTTTTTCGCCGTCGGAAAGGGAAAGGCTGGCAGATTGAATCCATGAAACCGGCGTCGCCCGCCGACCTGAGTGATCATGAGCAAGACTTGTTCGCAACGGCCCTGGACCGGTTTAGCAGCATGGTTTGGCGCAAGCCGCGAGGGCGCCAGCGATATCGCTACGATTTGGCGGTGCTGGTTAACCCCGACGAGGAAATGCCGCCGAGCGATCAGGAGGCCTTACGCCGGTTTGAGAAAGCTGGTAAGAAGCTTGGCATCAACGTGGAGCAGATTACCCGGAAGGATTTCCTGCGCCTGCCAGAGTACGACGGCCTGTTTATCCGCGAGACCACGGCTATTGACCACCATACCTATCGATTTGCCCGCAAGGCGGAGGCGGAAGGTCTGGTCGTGATCGATGACCCGGTGTCAATTCTGCGGTGCACGAATAAGGTCTTTCTGGCAGATCTGTTGAGAACCAACAAGGTGCCTACGCCCAAAACCCTCATTCTGTCGAGGGACCAGAAAAAGGCTGTAGAGCAGGTGGTGCAGGAAATCGGTTTTCCGGTCGTGATTAAAATCCCGGACGGTGCGTTTTCACGGGGTGTCACCAAAGCAGAGGACGAGGCGTCTCTTCGGGCCGGGCTGAAAGCATTGTTCAAGCAGTCCGCCCTGGTACTGGCACAGGAATACCTGTACACCGACTATGACTGGCGAATCGGAGTGCTTGGTGGACGCGCGATTTATGCCTGCAAGTATATGATGGTGAAAGGACACTGGCAGATATACCAGCACGGTGAGTCCAGCAGTGAAAGCGGTGACTTTGAAACCCTGCCCACTTACGAAGTGCCTCGCAACGTCATCCAGGCGGCGCTCAATGCCACCAAGCTGATCGGCAACGGTTTGTACGGGGTGGATATCAAGCAGTCAGGTAACCGGGTTGCGGTGATTGAGGTGAATGACAACCCAAGCATTGACGCCGGCATTGAAGACCGTTTTCTGGGCGGAGAACTGTACACGCTGATTATGCAGGAGTTTCTGGCGCGCATGGAACAGAATCGGGAGAAATAG
- the rimI gene encoding ribosomal protein S18-alanine N-acetyltransferase, translating to MPEITLRQAVLADLDSLVRLEQDCFREDRLSRRSFRRFLEQPRDRLIVATVGSELIGYCLVLMHAATRLARIYSIAVSPSVRGQGAGEKLIRQAEQDAADAGRILMRLEVREDNHAAIKLYKRLGYRQFGTYRDYYEDHGNALRFERRILFYQPKATAPGVPYYPQTTDFSCGPAGLMMAMAALDKQQALTTLEELRIWREATTIFMLAGHGGCGPHGLALAAWNRGFHCQAWISKEGPLFKDTVRNEEKKRVLELVHEGFLHDIGRTDIELHHDPLTLAGMEAALQAGSVPLILISTWQLNRSRIPHWVTVCAIDDQFVYLHDPEIDVEAGETVADKQYLPIDRRVFEKMSRYGSQQPLQAAVIVGPKRTT from the coding sequence ATGCCAGAAATAACCTTACGTCAGGCCGTCCTTGCCGATCTCGATTCTCTCGTTCGCCTTGAGCAGGACTGCTTCCGGGAGGATCGCTTGTCCCGGCGCAGCTTTCGACGCTTTCTGGAACAACCCCGGGATCGGCTGATCGTTGCAACAGTCGGCTCTGAACTGATCGGATACTGCCTGGTGCTCATGCATGCCGCCACGCGTCTGGCCAGAATTTACTCCATCGCCGTATCGCCCAGCGTACGAGGCCAGGGTGCAGGCGAAAAACTGATACGACAGGCTGAGCAAGACGCCGCTGACGCTGGCCGAATCCTCATGCGTCTGGAAGTTCGGGAAGATAACCACGCCGCGATCAAGCTGTACAAACGATTGGGGTATCGCCAATTTGGCACCTACCGCGACTATTACGAGGACCACGGCAACGCCCTGCGCTTCGAACGACGCATCCTGTTTTACCAGCCAAAGGCGACTGCGCCCGGAGTCCCCTATTACCCGCAAACCACCGACTTTTCCTGTGGACCGGCGGGACTGATGATGGCGATGGCCGCGCTGGATAAACAACAAGCCCTGACCACTCTCGAGGAGCTCAGGATCTGGCGCGAAGCAACCACTATTTTCATGCTTGCCGGACACGGTGGCTGTGGCCCCCATGGGCTGGCACTGGCAGCCTGGAATCGCGGATTCCATTGTCAGGCGTGGATCAGCAAGGAGGGCCCGCTGTTTAAGGACACGGTCCGAAATGAGGAGAAAAAGCGGGTTCTGGAACTGGTTCACGAAGGCTTCCTGCACGACATCGGCCGAACCGATATCGAACTTCACCACGATCCGCTGACTCTGGCTGGCATGGAGGCTGCCCTGCAAGCGGGCAGCGTTCCTTTGATACTGATCAGCACCTGGCAACTGAATCGCAGCCGGATTCCCCACTGGGTCACCGTATGCGCAATCGATGATCAGTTTGTTTACCTGCACGACCCGGAGATCGACGTCGAAGCCGGAGAGACGGTGGCGGACAAACAGTATCTGCCGATCGACCGCCGGGTGTTTGAGAAAATGTCACGCTACGGAAGCCAACAACCTCTTCAGGCCGCGGTGATTGTCGGCCCCAAACGTACCACCTGA
- the uvrB gene encoding excinuclease ABC subunit UvrB — protein MAKKDSSGAREGVFKVHSSYQPAGDQPKAIEGLVDGIESGLAHQTLLGVTGSGKTFTIANVVERIQRPTIIMAHNKTLAAQLYGEFKEFFPNNAVEYFVSYYDYYQPEAYVPSSDTFIEKDASINEHIEQMRLSATKALLERPDAIIVATVSSIYGLGDPQSYLKMMLHLDRGDQIDQRYILRRLAELQYTRNDIEFHRANYRVRGDVIDVFPAESEKEAIRIELFDDEVENLSYFDPLTGEVLRRVPRVTIYPKSHYVTPRQTILDAVEDIRAELEQRLKQLRDNNRLVEAQRLEERTRYDMEMMMELGYCNGIENYSRYLSGRRPGEAPPTLFDYLPPNALLVVDESHVTIPQIGAMYKGDRSRKETLVEYGFRLPSALDNRPMRFEEWERIAPQMIFVSATPSVYEAEHAGQVVEQVARPTGLLDPEIEVRPASTQVDDLLSEIHARLEVKERVLVTTLTKRMAEDLTDFLMEHDIRVRYLHSDIDTVERVEIIRDLRRGEFDVLVGINLLREGLDMPEVSLVAILDADKEGFLRSERSLIQTIGRAARNVNGKAILYGDKITGSMQRAIDETERRRVKQMAFNEEHGITPQGLNKKIADIMEGAGGGGRGRRKAERPGQKAAEEAEQYRAKAGNRSPEEVLKEVSRLEDEMYKAASDLDFETAARLRDEIAELKEAAIRTA, from the coding sequence ATGGCGAAAAAAGACTCCAGTGGTGCTCGCGAAGGCGTATTCAAGGTTCACTCCTCCTATCAGCCTGCCGGCGACCAGCCCAAGGCCATCGAGGGGCTGGTGGACGGTATCGAATCGGGCCTTGCGCATCAGACGCTGCTCGGGGTGACCGGTTCTGGTAAGACGTTCACGATTGCCAATGTGGTGGAGCGTATTCAGCGCCCGACCATCATTATGGCCCATAACAAAACGCTTGCCGCGCAGCTTTATGGCGAGTTCAAAGAGTTTTTTCCGAACAACGCGGTCGAGTATTTTGTGTCTTACTACGACTACTACCAGCCAGAAGCCTATGTGCCTTCGTCTGACACTTTCATTGAAAAAGACGCCTCCATCAACGAACACATTGAGCAGATGCGTCTGTCGGCCACCAAAGCGCTGCTGGAGCGTCCGGACGCCATCATCGTGGCAACGGTGTCTTCCATCTACGGCCTCGGTGATCCTCAGTCGTATCTGAAGATGATGCTGCACCTCGACCGGGGTGATCAGATCGATCAGCGTTACATACTGCGCCGCCTGGCTGAGCTGCAGTACACCCGCAACGATATCGAGTTTCACCGTGCCAATTATCGGGTGCGTGGCGATGTCATTGATGTTTTCCCGGCGGAATCCGAAAAAGAAGCGATCCGGATCGAGCTGTTCGATGACGAGGTGGAAAACCTCAGCTATTTCGACCCGCTCACCGGTGAAGTTTTACGGCGTGTTCCAAGGGTAACCATTTACCCCAAGTCCCACTATGTGACACCCCGGCAGACCATCCTCGATGCGGTAGAGGACATTCGTGCGGAGCTGGAGCAGCGGCTCAAACAGCTGCGGGACAACAATCGACTGGTCGAGGCCCAGCGCCTGGAGGAACGTACCCGCTACGACATGGAAATGATGATGGAGCTGGGCTATTGCAACGGTATCGAGAACTACTCCCGTTACCTGTCCGGCCGGCGTCCGGGAGAGGCACCACCGACGCTCTTTGATTACCTTCCGCCAAATGCGTTGCTGGTGGTGGACGAGTCCCACGTCACCATTCCCCAGATCGGCGCCATGTACAAGGGGGATCGATCGCGCAAGGAAACGCTGGTGGAGTATGGCTTCCGTTTGCCATCGGCGCTGGACAACCGACCGATGCGCTTTGAAGAGTGGGAGCGCATCGCGCCGCAGATGATTTTTGTATCGGCAACGCCGTCGGTCTATGAAGCGGAGCACGCGGGCCAGGTAGTGGAGCAGGTGGCCAGGCCCACCGGCTTGCTCGATCCTGAAATTGAAGTTCGGCCGGCGTCCACCCAGGTGGATGACCTGTTGTCGGAAATCCACGCACGCCTTGAGGTCAAAGAGCGCGTACTGGTCACCACGCTGACCAAGCGCATGGCCGAGGACCTGACCGACTTTTTGATGGAGCACGACATCCGCGTTCGTTATCTGCATTCGGACATCGACACGGTGGAGCGGGTTGAGATTATCCGGGATCTCCGCCGGGGTGAATTCGATGTGCTGGTCGGGATTAATCTGTTGCGAGAAGGTCTGGATATGCCGGAAGTGTCACTGGTCGCCATTCTCGATGCGGACAAGGAAGGGTTCCTGCGCTCAGAGCGCTCACTGATTCAGACCATCGGGCGCGCGGCTCGCAACGTGAACGGCAAAGCCATCTTGTACGGCGACAAAATCACGGGCTCCATGCAGAGGGCGATTGATGAAACCGAGCGCCGGCGGGTCAAGCAGATGGCATTCAATGAAGAGCATGGCATTACCCCCCAGGGGCTGAACAAAAAGATCGCCGATATCATGGAAGGGGCCGGCGGTGGCGGCCGGGGCCGGCGCAAGGCGGAGCGGCCGGGGCAGAAGGCGGCGGAAGAGGCCGAGCAATACCGGGCGAAAGCTGGTAACCGATCACCGGAAGAGGTGCTCAAGGAAGTATCCAGATTGGAAGACGAGATGTACAAAGCCGCCTCGGATCTGGACTTTGAAACGGCGGCACGGCTGCGTGATGAAATCGCGGAACTCAAGGAGGCGGCAATCCGTACCGCCTGA
- a CDS encoding pyridoxal phosphate-dependent aminotransferase: MDLQLSSRVQAIKPSPTLAVTNKAAELRAAGQDIIGLGAGEPDFDTPDHIKQAAIEAIQNGQTKYTAVDGTPALKKAIIAKYKRDNGLEYEANQILVSSGGKQSFFNLALATLNPGDEAIIPAPYWVSYPDMVLVAEGKPVVIETTAQTRFKITPEQLEDAITDRTRLFVINSPSNPSGMAYTLEELKALGEVLKKHPQVMIATDDMYEPILWTGKPFCNILNATPELYDRTFVLNGVSKAYSMTGWRIGYAAGPAKIIGAMKKIQSQSTSNPSSVSQAAAAAALDGSQDCVSEMVSAFKERHDWLVNALNELPGVECLNGDGTFYVFPSFQGAIDADSSVSSDVEFAEKLLTDAGVAIVPGSAFGVPGHMRLSFATSMENLQKAVERLKKALG; this comes from the coding sequence TTGGACCTTCAACTTTCCAGCCGAGTACAGGCTATCAAGCCCTCTCCCACACTCGCCGTTACCAACAAAGCAGCCGAGCTTCGCGCTGCTGGCCAGGACATTATCGGCCTGGGCGCCGGCGAGCCTGACTTCGACACCCCGGATCACATCAAACAGGCAGCGATCGAGGCCATCCAGAACGGCCAGACCAAGTACACCGCGGTAGATGGTACGCCCGCCCTGAAAAAAGCGATTATTGCGAAGTACAAGCGGGACAACGGCCTGGAATACGAAGCCAACCAGATACTGGTATCCAGTGGTGGCAAGCAGAGCTTTTTCAACCTTGCGCTGGCCACCCTCAACCCCGGCGACGAAGCCATCATTCCGGCGCCCTACTGGGTTTCTTATCCGGACATGGTGTTGGTGGCCGAAGGCAAACCAGTGGTCATCGAAACCACAGCGCAAACGCGCTTCAAGATCACCCCTGAGCAGCTGGAAGACGCGATCACTGACCGCACCCGCCTGTTCGTGATTAACAGCCCCTCCAACCCCAGCGGCATGGCGTACACCTTGGAGGAGCTCAAGGCACTGGGCGAAGTCCTCAAAAAGCATCCGCAGGTGATGATCGCTACCGACGACATGTACGAGCCCATCCTCTGGACCGGCAAACCGTTTTGCAACATCCTCAACGCCACACCAGAACTGTATGATCGGACGTTCGTGCTCAACGGCGTCTCCAAGGCCTACTCCATGACCGGCTGGCGGATTGGCTACGCTGCTGGTCCGGCCAAAATCATTGGCGCCATGAAGAAGATTCAGTCTCAGAGCACGTCGAATCCGTCATCGGTTTCACAGGCTGCGGCCGCAGCTGCTCTGGATGGCTCCCAGGACTGCGTCAGCGAGATGGTTAGCGCCTTTAAAGAGCGCCACGACTGGTTGGTAAATGCGCTGAACGAACTGCCGGGAGTGGAATGCCTGAACGGCGATGGGACCTTCTATGTGTTCCCGAGTTTTCAGGGTGCCATCGACGCTGACAGCAGCGTGAGCTCAGATGTGGAGTTCGCCGAGAAGTTGCTGACCGATGCCGGTGTTGCCATCGTGCCTGGGTCAGCGTTTGGGGTTCCGGGACACATGCGCCTGAGCTTTGCCACCAGCATGGAGAACCTTCAGAAGGCCGTCGAGCGCCTGAAAAAAGCGCTGGGCTAA
- the pyrF gene encoding orotidine-5'-phosphate decarboxylase produces the protein MSESFDKNIVVALDFPSENPALALADALDPDKCRLKVGKELFTRCGPQLVRNLQGRGFDVFLDLKFHDIPNTTSAAVAAAADLGVWMVNVHASGGERMMTACRERLEAFGADRPLLIAVTVLTSMSGADLAGIGLSGSPEEHVARLATLTRNCGLDGVVCSAQEAPKLKADQGEAFKLVTPGIRPASADRGDQQRVMTPSEAIRAGSDYLVIGRPITQAEDPLAAMEAIYNELATL, from the coding sequence GTGAGCGAATCATTCGATAAGAACATTGTTGTAGCATTGGATTTTCCGTCAGAAAATCCGGCGCTGGCGCTGGCTGATGCCTTGGATCCTGACAAGTGTCGTCTGAAAGTTGGCAAGGAGTTGTTTACCCGGTGTGGGCCGCAGCTGGTCCGGAACCTTCAGGGTCGGGGCTTTGATGTCTTTCTGGATCTGAAATTTCATGACATTCCCAATACCACCTCGGCGGCGGTGGCGGCCGCGGCTGATCTGGGCGTTTGGATGGTGAATGTGCATGCCTCAGGTGGTGAGCGCATGATGACGGCTTGTCGTGAGCGGCTGGAGGCTTTCGGTGCCGATCGCCCCTTACTGATAGCGGTGACAGTGCTCACCAGCATGAGTGGTGCTGATCTCGCCGGCATCGGTCTTTCAGGCTCACCTGAAGAGCATGTGGCAAGGCTTGCAACGCTGACCCGAAACTGTGGCCTGGATGGAGTTGTTTGTTCGGCTCAGGAGGCGCCCAAGCTCAAGGCGGACCAGGGTGAAGCTTTTAAGTTGGTGACTCCGGGCATTCGGCCGGCCAGTGCCGACCGTGGCGATCAGCAGCGGGTCATGACGCCTTCAGAAGCGATCCGAGCGGGCAGTGATTATCTGGTGATTGGACGACCCATTACGCAGGCTGAGGACCCGCTGGCGGCGATGGAGGCCATCTATAACGAACTGGCGACTCTCTGA
- the lapB gene encoding lipopolysaccharide assembly protein LapB: MDIVLQWLLLTAAVAAGWAVAKVGNTSSKKRKNIADESSVRERLQFLFTNYSDQAVDNFVQSLAVNKDTVSLHLSIGSHFRLKGETERAILIHQNLLARPDLPSRFSPQVTLELAKDYLNAGLLDRAEALLHELMGDREYGQKSALQLIELYQQEKEWDKAADVARTLARSGAEPSVSKSLAYVTCELADQAMREDDRWSAQKLCKEALDYDPSCVRATLILMKLQIRQGNFRAASNQSLKVFEQNPEFGPEAVDRLMRLEHEHGDVGRLGKKLRKLYESHPSTSLLLALAESVERSSGRPAAIELLRQELEVRPSVRGLLRLVELAGYEKGMTTDEGRLVSRIGHLILANRPVYRCVSCGFSGQQLHWLCPSCKEWESVRPIQGVEAE, encoded by the coding sequence ATGGACATTGTGCTTCAGTGGCTGCTACTGACTGCGGCCGTTGCCGCAGGGTGGGCGGTGGCCAAAGTTGGCAACACCTCTTCGAAGAAACGAAAAAACATTGCTGATGAAAGTTCAGTGCGGGAAAGGCTGCAGTTTCTTTTCACCAATTATTCCGATCAGGCCGTCGATAACTTCGTGCAGTCGCTGGCAGTAAACAAAGATACGGTCAGCTTGCATCTCTCCATTGGTAGCCATTTTCGCCTTAAGGGCGAAACTGAGCGCGCCATCCTGATTCACCAAAACCTGCTGGCGCGACCGGATTTGCCGTCCCGGTTCTCCCCTCAAGTAACGCTGGAGTTGGCAAAGGACTATCTGAATGCCGGTCTTCTCGATCGTGCTGAGGCGCTATTGCATGAGTTGATGGGGGATCGGGAGTACGGACAGAAATCTGCCCTGCAACTGATCGAGCTGTATCAGCAGGAGAAGGAGTGGGATAAGGCGGCCGATGTGGCGCGCACACTCGCCAGAAGTGGTGCGGAGCCATCGGTTTCCAAATCTCTGGCCTACGTCACTTGCGAGCTTGCTGACCAGGCTATGCGCGAGGATGATCGGTGGTCTGCACAGAAGCTCTGTAAAGAAGCGCTGGACTACGACCCCTCCTGCGTGAGGGCCACCCTGATTCTGATGAAGTTGCAGATTCGTCAGGGCAACTTTCGCGCCGCCAGCAATCAAAGCCTTAAGGTGTTTGAGCAGAATCCGGAATTTGGGCCAGAGGCAGTCGATCGTCTGATGCGCCTTGAGCATGAGCATGGGGATGTAGGACGGCTTGGTAAGAAGCTGCGCAAGCTTTACGAAAGCCATCCCAGTACCAGCCTGCTACTGGCTCTGGCGGAATCTGTTGAGCGCTCATCCGGGCGCCCGGCGGCGATCGAGTTGCTGCGGCAAGAGCTGGAGGTTCGGCCAAGCGTTCGAGGCTTGCTGCGTCTCGTGGAGTTGGCGGGATATGAGAAAGGTATGACGACAGACGAGGGGCGATTGGTAAGTAGAATCGGTCACCTGATCCTGGCAAATAGGCCGGTCTATCGGTGCGTCAGTTGCGGCTTTTCCGGGCAGCAGCTTCACTGGCTGTGTCCCAGTTGCAAGGAGTGGGAGTCCGTTCGCCCGATTCAAGGCGTTGAAGCCGAATAA
- a CDS encoding LapA family protein gives MAGLRKILIILLVLALVLLALVFSLNNQMAVSLNFLLFETQPHGVAVWIIMSFVVGALVGVLLTSLATIGTSVSRRTLKKRLDRTEQALEKTKAQNDRTL, from the coding sequence ATGGCGGGATTGCGGAAAATTCTGATCATACTGTTGGTTTTGGCCCTTGTGCTGTTGGCGCTCGTTTTTTCGCTGAATAACCAAATGGCGGTATCGCTTAATTTTCTGTTGTTCGAGACCCAGCCCCATGGCGTGGCTGTCTGGATTATCATGTCCTTTGTGGTTGGAGCGTTGGTTGGCGTGTTGCTGACCTCGCTGGCAACCATTGGCACCTCTGTCTCGCGCCGTACTTTGAAAAAGCGGCTTGATCGTACCGAGCAAGCGCTGGAGAAAACCAAGGCTCAGAACGACCGGACGCTTTAA